One window of the Corynebacterium glutamicum ATCC 13032 genome contains the following:
- the malQ gene encoding 4-alpha-glucanotransferase, which translates to MTARRFLNELADLYGVATSYTDYKGAHIEVSDDTLVKILRALGVNLDTSNLPNDDAIQRQIALFHDREFTRPLPPSVVAVEGDELVFPVHVHDGSPADVHIELEDGTQRDVSQVENWTAPREIDGIRWGEASFKIPGDLPLGWHKLHLKSNERSAECGLIITPARLSTADKYLDSPRSGVMAQIYSVRSTLSWGMGDFNDLGNLASVVAQDGADFLLINPMHAAEPLPPTEDSPYLPTTRRFINPIYIRVEDIPEFNQLEIDLRDDIAEMAAEFRERNLTSDIIERNDVYAAKLQVLRAIFEMPRSSEREANFVSFVQREGQGLIDFATWCADRETAQSESVHGTEPDRDELTMFYMWLQWLCDEQLAAAQKRAVDAGMSIGIMADLAVGVHPGGADAQNLSHVLAPDASVGAPPDGYNQQGQDWSQPPWHPVRLAEEGYIPWRNLLRTVLRHSGGIRVDHVLGLFRLFVMPRMQSPATGTYIRFDHNALVGILALEAELAGAVVIGEDLGTFEPWVQDALAQRGIMGTSILWFEHSPSQPGPRRQEEYRPLALTTVTTHDLPPTAGYLEGEHIALRERLGVLNTDPAAELAEDLQWQAEILDVAASANALPAREYVGLERDQRGELAELLEGLHTFVAKTPSALTCVCLVDMVGEKRAQNQPGTTRDMYPNWCIPLCDSEGNSVLIESLRENELYHRVAKASKRD; encoded by the coding sequence GTGACTGCTCGCAGATTTTTGAATGAACTCGCCGATCTCTACGGCGTAGCAACTTCCTACACTGATTACAAAGGTGCCCATATTGAGGTCAGCGATGACACATTAGTGAAAATCCTGCGTGCTCTGGGTGTGAATTTAGATACAAGCAACCTCCCCAACGATGACGCTATCCAACGCCAAATTGCCCTCTTCCATGATCGAGAGTTCACTCGCCCACTGCCTCCATCGGTGGTTGCAGTTGAAGGTGATGAACTAGTTTTCCCGGTGCATGTGCACGACGGTTCCCCTGCAGATGTCCACATCGAATTGGAAGACGGCACGCAGCGGGATGTTTCTCAGGTGGAAAACTGGACAGCGCCACGGGAAATTGATGGGATTAGGTGGGGCGAGGCATCGTTTAAGATTCCTGGTGATCTCCCCTTGGGTTGGCACAAGCTTCACCTTAAATCCAATGAACGCTCAGCTGAGTGCGGTTTGATCATCACCCCGGCTCGTCTGTCTACTGCTGATAAGTATCTTGATTCCCCTCGCAGTGGTGTCATGGCGCAGATCTACTCTGTGCGTTCCACGTTGTCGTGGGGCATGGGTGATTTCAATGATTTAGGAAACTTGGCAAGTGTGGTTGCCCAGGATGGAGCAGACTTCCTGCTCATCAACCCCATGCACGCTGCAGAGCCGCTGCCTCCTACTGAGGACTCTCCTTATCTGCCCACAACCAGGCGCTTTATCAACCCGATCTACATTCGGGTAGAAGATATTCCGGAGTTTAATCAGCTTGAGATTGATCTACGCGATGATATCGCAGAGATGGCTGCGGAATTCCGCGAACGCAATCTGACCTCAGACATCATTGAGCGCAATGACGTCTACGCTGCAAAGCTTCAAGTGCTGCGCGCCATTTTTGAAATGCCTCGTTCCAGCGAACGTGAAGCCAACTTTGTCTCCTTCGTGCAACGGGAAGGCCAAGGTCTTATTGATTTCGCCACCTGGTGCGCGGACCGCGAAACTGCACAGTCTGAATCTGTCCACGGAACTGAGCCAGACCGCGATGAGCTGACCATGTTCTACATGTGGTTGCAGTGGCTATGTGATGAGCAGCTGGCGGCAGCTCAAAAGCGCGCTGTCGATGCCGGAATGTCGATCGGCATCATGGCAGACCTGGCAGTTGGTGTGCATCCAGGTGGTGCTGATGCCCAGAACCTCAGCCACGTACTTGCTCCGGATGCGTCAGTGGGCGCCCCACCAGATGGATACAACCAGCAGGGCCAAGACTGGTCCCAGCCACCATGGCATCCAGTGCGTCTTGCAGAGGAAGGCTACATTCCGTGGCGTAATCTGCTGCGCACTGTGCTGCGTCACTCCGGCGGAATCCGCGTGGACCACGTTCTTGGTTTGTTCAGGCTCTTTGTCATGCCACGCATGCAATCCCCTGCTACGGGCACCTATATCCGCTTCGACCATAATGCGTTGGTAGGCATTCTAGCCCTAGAAGCAGAACTCGCAGGCGCCGTTGTCATTGGTGAAGATCTGGGAACGTTTGAGCCTTGGGTACAAGATGCATTGGCTCAGCGTGGCATCATGGGCACCTCGATCCTATGGTTCGAGCATTCCCCAAGCCAGCCGGGTCCTCGCCGCCAGGAAGAGTATCGTCCGCTGGCCTTGACCACTGTGACCACTCATGATCTCCCTCCGACTGCTGGTTATTTGGAGGGCGAGCACATTGCTCTTCGTGAGCGATTGGGGGTGCTCAACACTGATCCTGCTGCAGAACTCGCTGAGGATCTGCAGTGGCAAGCGGAGATCCTTGATGTCGCAGCATCTGCCAACGCATTGCCAGCCCGGGAATACGTGGGACTCGAACGCGATCAGCGCGGTGAGTTGGCTGAGCTGTTGGAAGGCCTGCACACTTTCGTTGCGAAAACCCCTTCAGCACTGACCTGTGTCTGCTTGGTAGACATGGTCGGTGAAAAGCGGGCACAGAATCAGCCGGGCACAACGAGGGATATGTATCCCAACTGGTGTATCCCACTGTGTGACAGCGAAGGCAACTCCGTGCTCATTGAATCGCTGCGTGAAAATGAGCTGTATCACCGTGTGGCAAAGGCAAGCAAGCGAGATTAG
- a CDS encoding ABC transporter ATP-binding protein — MRLLGRILKTTSALWPYYLGIIVVSIVIAALSLLSPFILREATDSIVSAVTGSNTVDAVTRTIIFLALALFVASFLNTVMTNIGGYIGDVMASRMRQILATRYYAKLLALPQKYFDNQVTGTIIARLDRSINGITQFMQSFSNNFFPMLITMVAVLIISAIFYWPLAILLAMLFPIYMWLTALTSKRWQKYEGEKNHEIDVANGRFAEVVGQVKVVKSFVAETRELADFGGRYGKTVAITRPQSGWWHRMDTLRGAALNIIFLAIHLLIFYRTLHGHFTIGDMVMLIQLVTMAQQPVYMMSYIVDSAQRAIAGSRDYFEVMAQQVEPTANKELVDATLASDTPRISVGTPAALPAGEPAMEFKNVTFAYEEGKPVISDVSITARHGERIALVGESGGGKSTLVNLLLGLYKPNSGSLAVCGVDVKDLTSEELRASVGVVFQDASLFSGSIAENIAYGRPGATREEIIEVAKKANAHEFISAFPEGYETVVGERGLKLSGGQKQRVSVARAMLKDAPLLVLDEATSALDTKSEQAVQAGLEQLMENRTTLMIAHRLSTIAGVDTIVTIQNGRVEEVGSPTELAVSGGIYSELLRLTNSTAEADRERLRAFGFTGDAPAEEED; from the coding sequence ATGCGACTTCTTGGTCGAATTTTAAAAACCACGTCTGCGCTTTGGCCCTACTATCTCGGAATTATCGTCGTATCCATTGTGATCGCGGCGTTGTCGCTGCTGTCGCCGTTTATTCTCCGCGAAGCAACAGATTCCATTGTTTCTGCAGTAACCGGATCTAACACCGTCGATGCAGTTACTCGCACTATTATTTTCTTAGCTTTAGCCCTGTTTGTCGCAAGCTTCCTCAATACGGTGATGACCAACATCGGTGGCTACATCGGTGATGTCATGGCATCTCGTATGCGCCAGATTCTGGCCACGCGCTATTACGCAAAGCTGTTGGCGCTGCCTCAGAAGTATTTTGATAATCAGGTCACCGGCACCATCATCGCCCGCCTTGATCGATCAATCAACGGCATCACGCAGTTCATGCAGAGCTTCTCCAACAACTTCTTCCCCATGCTCATCACCATGGTGGCAGTGCTGATTATTTCCGCGATTTTCTACTGGCCTCTGGCAATTCTGCTGGCCATGTTGTTCCCGATTTACATGTGGCTGACGGCGTTGACATCGAAACGCTGGCAGAAATATGAGGGCGAGAAAAACCATGAAATCGACGTGGCTAACGGCCGCTTCGCTGAGGTTGTCGGCCAGGTCAAGGTTGTTAAATCATTCGTCGCAGAGACCCGCGAGCTGGCTGATTTCGGTGGGCGTTACGGCAAAACAGTAGCGATTACCCGGCCGCAATCCGGTTGGTGGCACCGCATGGATACTCTCCGTGGCGCGGCACTAAATATCATCTTCCTGGCCATTCACCTGCTGATTTTCTACCGCACCTTGCACGGCCATTTCACCATCGGCGACATGGTCATGCTCATCCAGCTTGTCACCATGGCGCAGCAACCGGTGTACATGATGAGCTACATCGTCGACTCCGCGCAGCGCGCCATCGCCGGCTCCCGCGACTACTTCGAGGTCATGGCGCAGCAGGTCGAGCCCACCGCCAATAAGGAGCTTGTCGACGCCACCCTCGCCTCAGACACTCCACGCATCAGTGTGGGCACGCCCGCCGCGCTGCCCGCTGGAGAACCAGCGATGGAATTCAAAAACGTCACCTTCGCCTACGAAGAAGGCAAGCCGGTTATTTCCGACGTGTCCATTACCGCCCGCCACGGCGAGCGCATCGCGTTGGTCGGTGAATCCGGCGGCGGTAAATCCACCCTGGTCAACCTTCTGTTAGGTCTGTACAAACCAAACAGCGGCAGCCTTGCAGTATGTGGCGTGGATGTTAAAGATCTGACTTCCGAGGAACTTCGCGCATCCGTGGGTGTGGTCTTCCAGGACGCCAGCTTGTTCTCTGGATCTATTGCAGAAAACATCGCCTACGGTCGCCCAGGTGCCACCCGCGAAGAGATCATCGAAGTGGCTAAGAAAGCCAACGCACATGAGTTCATTTCCGCCTTCCCTGAAGGATATGAAACCGTCGTCGGTGAACGCGGACTCAAACTTTCTGGTGGCCAGAAGCAGCGCGTCTCTGTGGCACGGGCCATGCTTAAAGATGCCCCACTTCTTGTTCTCGATGAAGCCACCTCTGCACTGGATACCAAGTCTGAGCAGGCAGTCCAAGCCGGTTTGGAACAGCTGATGGAAAACCGCACCACCTTAATGATCGCCCACCGCCTGTCCACCATCGCAGGCGTCGATACCATCGTGACCATCCAAAACGGACGGGTTGAAGAGGTCGGATCTCCTACCGAGCTCGCAGTCTCAGGCGGTATCTATTCCGAACTGCTGCGCCTGACCAACTCCACAGCAGAAGCCGACCGGGAGCGTCTGCGCGCCTTTGGTTTCACTGGCGATGCACCAGCTGAAGAAGAGGACTAG
- a CDS encoding M3 family metallopeptidase, which translates to MTVEHLLKPSTLPYQLPDFAAIKVADFPPAFELALAEHDAEITAIATNEDAPTWENTIEALERAGLSLNRVAAVFFNLQGTDSSPEMDEIAATIAPKLSAHSDAIFHNAALFARIEAVEAPADEESQRLLSHTKRAFRRRGAALNADGKARLSTINQRLSALSEQFGRNLLQDTRDLAVNFEESELAGFSEARISAAADYAAAVGTEGYVVPLELPTVQSEQAVLTESASRAKLYEASQKRGASLNKDVLLETVRLRAERATLLGYDTHADYVIEEETADDVAAVRALLYDLAPAASANAKAEYKLSAEEAEEHGQKVGAADWSFWEAKVRARDYALDETELRNYFPLNQVLRDGVFFAANRLYGITVEPRPDLRGYAEGVDVWEVLDSDGSGIGLILTDYYGRPSKRGGAWMSSFVDQSELLGTKPVVVNVMGITKPTTGEALLSLDEVTTIFHEFGHGLHGLLSKVRYPSFSGTSVPRDYVEFPSQINENWAFDPAVVRNYARHVDTGDIIPDSLLEAVEASRQFGQGFATSEYLAASIIDLAWHSLSTAEAAAVNDIDQFEADALAAAGLDVDNIAPRYRSTYFNHIFAGGYSAGYYSYLWAEALDADGFDWFREEGAAGSVASLDAARTAGQKFRDLVLSRGAASDYSNAFEELRGRSKDLGPLLRRRGLAGAI; encoded by the coding sequence ATGACTGTTGAACACCTGCTCAAGCCCAGCACCTTGCCCTACCAGCTGCCCGATTTCGCAGCGATCAAGGTGGCTGATTTCCCGCCCGCCTTCGAACTCGCATTAGCTGAACACGATGCTGAAATTACAGCGATCGCTACCAATGAGGACGCTCCTACCTGGGAGAACACCATTGAGGCCCTGGAACGCGCAGGCCTGTCCCTCAACCGCGTCGCCGCCGTATTCTTCAACTTGCAGGGCACCGATTCCTCCCCTGAAATGGATGAAATCGCAGCCACTATCGCGCCGAAACTCTCCGCGCATTCGGATGCGATTTTCCACAATGCTGCGCTTTTCGCGCGCATTGAGGCCGTAGAAGCACCGGCCGACGAGGAATCGCAACGCCTGTTGTCCCACACCAAGCGCGCTTTTCGACGTCGCGGTGCAGCACTCAACGCCGACGGCAAGGCCCGACTGAGCACCATCAACCAGCGCCTATCGGCACTGTCCGAACAGTTCGGCCGCAACCTGCTTCAGGACACCCGCGATCTGGCGGTCAACTTTGAAGAATCTGAACTTGCCGGTTTTAGCGAAGCCCGCATATCCGCCGCCGCTGACTACGCAGCAGCAGTTGGCACCGAAGGCTACGTGGTTCCACTGGAACTGCCCACCGTGCAGTCAGAGCAGGCAGTATTAACCGAATCCGCCTCGCGTGCAAAGCTTTATGAAGCCTCCCAGAAGCGTGGCGCCAGCCTGAACAAGGACGTGCTGCTCGAAACCGTGCGTCTGCGTGCTGAACGCGCCACACTTTTAGGCTACGACACCCACGCCGATTACGTCATCGAAGAAGAAACCGCCGATGACGTCGCAGCCGTGCGCGCCTTGCTTTATGATCTCGCCCCAGCCGCCTCTGCCAATGCGAAAGCCGAATACAAACTCTCCGCAGAAGAAGCAGAAGAACACGGCCAAAAAGTCGGCGCAGCTGACTGGAGCTTCTGGGAAGCCAAAGTCCGCGCCCGCGACTACGCCCTGGACGAAACCGAACTGCGCAACTACTTCCCATTGAACCAAGTACTCCGTGACGGCGTCTTCTTCGCTGCTAACCGCCTCTACGGAATCACCGTGGAACCACGCCCTGACCTGCGCGGTTACGCCGAGGGCGTGGACGTCTGGGAAGTCCTCGATTCTGACGGCTCCGGCATCGGCCTGATCCTTACCGACTACTACGGCCGACCATCCAAGCGGGGCGGCGCTTGGATGTCCAGCTTTGTCGACCAATCCGAGCTGCTAGGCACCAAGCCAGTCGTGGTCAACGTTATGGGTATTACCAAACCAACCACCGGCGAAGCACTACTCAGCCTCGATGAAGTAACCACCATCTTCCACGAATTCGGCCACGGCCTGCACGGCTTGCTGTCCAAGGTGCGCTACCCAAGCTTCTCCGGAACCTCCGTGCCCCGCGACTACGTAGAATTCCCCTCCCAGATCAACGAAAACTGGGCATTCGACCCTGCAGTAGTCCGCAACTACGCCCGCCACGTGGACACCGGCGACATCATTCCAGACTCCCTGCTTGAGGCAGTGGAAGCATCCCGCCAATTCGGACAAGGTTTTGCCACCTCCGAATACTTGGCAGCATCGATTATCGACCTGGCCTGGCACTCCCTGTCCACAGCGGAAGCCGCAGCAGTCAATGACATTGACCAATTCGAAGCCGACGCACTAGCCGCAGCAGGCCTCGACGTGGACAACATTGCACCGCGCTACCGATCCACCTACTTCAACCACATCTTTGCTGGCGGCTACTCAGCCGGCTACTACTCCTACCTGTGGGCGGAAGCACTCGACGCCGACGGCTTCGACTGGTTTCGCGAAGAAGGCGCAGCCGGATCCGTGGCTTCCCTCGACGCAGCCCGCACCGCCGGCCAGAAATTCCGTGACCTGGTCTTATCCCGCGGCGCAGCCTCCGACTACAGCAACGCCTTCGAAGAACTCCGTGGCCGTTCCAAAGACCTCGGCCCACTTCTGCGCCGCCGAGGTCTGGCTGGGGCAATCTAA
- a CDS encoding carboxylesterase family protein, with translation MSATSSVTVECPAGTITGEPHYFRSIPYAKARPFADAEKLEPLRIDATGKHEGLYLTLATPEARFGADAPVIVYIHGGGYDGGTRFDARTEPTFFREQGFVVVSIDYRVGLEGFARFHDDEANRYRGIDDCVLALEWVQKNIEHFGGDPTNVTLIGQSAGAGIALWLTRLDHYKGAFRRLVALSPSFPRQPFAARKGALRRALGKPVTRASLAGIKPARLDKGYRRFARRYFTDLALGPTPYDPNELADIDLIISSTRDEMYGHRAGLWFDQRGFGAKLAARLFGLENSDTYIKEARKIDNRVVGRMIGDAVIRRYVAQTEKGWWMEFPGKHCDDLSLVFLEDSEAHHHIASFARGATPSWPQYSEENRAALSLVSGEAKVVKDPLRMVRLAF, from the coding sequence ATGTCTGCCACCTCTTCCGTCACCGTTGAATGCCCGGCGGGAACCATCACCGGCGAGCCCCATTATTTCCGCTCGATTCCCTACGCAAAGGCGCGCCCGTTTGCTGATGCCGAAAAGCTAGAACCCCTGCGCATTGATGCGACCGGCAAGCACGAGGGTCTCTATTTAACGTTGGCAACCCCGGAGGCACGGTTCGGCGCGGATGCCCCGGTGATCGTTTATATCCACGGCGGAGGATATGACGGTGGCACGCGTTTCGATGCCCGCACCGAGCCCACTTTCTTCCGTGAGCAGGGCTTTGTGGTGGTCTCCATCGATTACCGCGTCGGCCTGGAGGGCTTTGCGCGCTTCCACGACGACGAGGCCAATCGTTACCGCGGCATCGATGATTGCGTGCTCGCGCTGGAGTGGGTGCAGAAAAACATCGAGCATTTCGGCGGCGATCCCACCAACGTCACCCTCATCGGGCAGTCCGCGGGCGCCGGCATCGCGCTCTGGCTCACGCGCCTAGACCACTATAAAGGTGCTTTTCGACGCCTGGTTGCGCTCTCCCCCAGCTTCCCGCGCCAGCCATTCGCTGCCCGAAAAGGTGCTTTACGACGCGCCCTGGGCAAACCCGTCACCCGCGCCTCGCTGGCGGGCATCAAGCCCGCACGCTTGGACAAAGGCTACCGTCGCTTTGCTCGCCGCTACTTCACCGACCTGGCACTCGGCCCTACCCCATACGACCCGAATGAGCTGGCCGACATCGATTTGATCATCTCCTCCACCCGCGATGAAATGTACGGACACCGCGCAGGCTTATGGTTCGACCAGCGTGGCTTCGGCGCAAAACTGGCCGCGCGACTTTTTGGCCTGGAGAATTCGGATACCTATATTAAGGAAGCCCGCAAGATCGACAACCGCGTTGTAGGCCGCATGATTGGTGATGCCGTGATCCGCCGCTACGTCGCGCAAACCGAAAAAGGTTGGTGGATGGAATTTCCCGGCAAGCACTGCGATGACCTGTCCTTGGTCTTCTTGGAAGATTCCGAAGCACATCACCACATCGCCTCCTTCGCCCGCGGGGCTACGCCATCGTGGCCTCAATATTCCGAAGAAAACCGCGCAGCTCTCTCACTAGTCTCAGGTGAGGCGAAAGTGGTGAAAGACCCGCTACGCATGGTGCGCCTGGCTTTTTAG
- the treS gene encoding maltose alpha-D-glucosyltransferase, translating to MTDTSPLNSQPSADHHPDHAARPVLDAHGLIVEHESEEFPVPAPAPGEQPWEKKNREWYKDAVFYEVLVRAFYDPEGNGVGSLKGLTEKLDYIQWLGVDCIWIPPFYDSPLRDGGYDIRNFREILPEFGTVDDFVELVDHAHRRGLRVITDLVMNHTSDQHAWFQESRRDPTGPYGDFYVWSDDPTLYNEARIIFVDTEESNWTYDPVRGQYFWHRFFSHQPDLNYDNPAVQEAMLDVLRFWLDLGLDGFRLDAVPYLFEREGTNGENLKETHDFLKLCRSVIEKEYPGRILLAEANQWPQDVVEYFGEKDKGDECHMAFHFPLMPRIFMGVRQGSRTPISEILANTPEIPKTAQWGIFLRNHDELTLEMVSDEERSYMYSQFASEPRMRANVGIRRRLSPLLEGDRNQLELLHGLLLSLPGSPVLYYGDEIGMGDNIWLHDRDGVRTPMQWSNDRNGGFSKADPERLYLPAIQNDQYGYAQVNVESQLNRENSLLRWLRNQILIRKQYRAFGAGTYREVSSTNESVLTFLREHKGQTILCVNNMSKYPQAVSLDLREFAGHTPREMSGGQLFPTIAEREWIVTLAPHGFFWFDLTADEKDDME from the coding sequence ATGACTGATACCTCTCCGTTGAATTCTCAGCCGAGTGCAGATCACCACCCTGATCACGCGGCTCGCCCAGTTCTTGATGCCCACGGCTTGATCGTTGAGCACGAATCGGAAGAGTTTCCAGTCCCCGCACCCGCTCCCGGTGAACAGCCCTGGGAGAAGAAAAACCGCGAGTGGTACAAAGACGCCGTTTTCTACGAAGTGCTGGTTCGTGCCTTCTACGATCCAGAAGGCAACGGAGTCGGATCGTTGAAAGGCCTGACCGAAAAACTGGATTACATCCAGTGGCTCGGCGTGGATTGCATTTGGATCCCACCGTTTTATGATTCCCCACTGCGCGACGGCGGTTACGATATCCGCAACTTCCGTGAAATCCTGCCCGAATTCGGCACCGTCGATGACTTCGTGGAACTCGTTGACCACGCCCACCGCCGTGGCCTGCGTGTTATCACCGACTTGGTCATGAATCACACCTCCGACCAGCACGCATGGTTCCAAGAATCCCGGCGCGACCCAACCGGCCCCTACGGAGATTTCTATGTGTGGAGCGATGATCCCACCCTGTACAACGAAGCCCGCATCATCTTTGTAGATACAGAAGAATCCAACTGGACCTATGATCCGGTGCGTGGCCAGTACTTCTGGCACCGCTTCTTCTCCCACCAACCAGACCTCAACTACGACAACCCCGCAGTCCAAGAGGCCATGCTAGATGTCTTGCGTTTCTGGCTGGACCTGGGACTTGATGGTTTCCGACTAGATGCCGTTCCTTATCTTTTTGAACGCGAAGGCACCAACGGCGAAAACCTCAAAGAAACCCACGATTTCCTCAAACTGTGTCGCTCTGTCATTGAGAAGGAATACCCCGGCCGAATCCTGCTCGCAGAAGCCAACCAATGGCCCCAAGATGTGGTCGAATACTTCGGTGAAAAAGACAAAGGCGATGAATGCCACATGGCCTTCCACTTCCCTTTGATGCCGCGCATCTTCATGGGAGTTCGCCAAGGTTCACGCACCCCGATCAGTGAGATCCTGGCCAACACCCCGGAGATTCCCAAGACTGCCCAATGGGGTATTTTCCTGCGTAATCATGATGAGCTCACCCTTGAAATGGTCTCCGATGAGGAACGCAGCTACATGTACTCCCAATTCGCCTCCGAACCTCGCATGCGCGCCAACGTAGGAATCCGCAGGCGCCTTTCCCCACTGCTTGAAGGCGACCGCAACCAGCTGGAACTCCTTCACGGTTTGTTGCTGTCTCTACCTGGCTCACCCGTGTTGTATTACGGTGATGAAATTGGCATGGGCGACAATATCTGGCTCCACGACCGCGACGGAGTGCGCACCCCCATGCAGTGGTCCAACGACCGCAACGGTGGTTTCTCCAAAGCTGATCCTGAACGCCTGTACCTTCCAGCGATCCAAAATGATCAATACGGCTACGCCCAAGTAAACGTGGAAAGCCAACTCAACCGCGAAAACTCCCTGCTGCGCTGGCTCCGAAACCAAATCCTTATCCGCAAGCAGTACCGCGCATTTGGTGCCGGAACCTACCGTGAAGTGTCCTCCACCAATGAGTCAGTGTTGACATTTTTACGAGAACACAAGGGCCAAACCATTTTGTGTGTCAACAACATGAGCAAATATCCTCAGGCAGTCTCGCTTGATTTGCGTGAATTTGCAGGACACACCCCTCGAGAGATGTCGGGCGGGCAGCTGTTCCCTACCATTGCTGAACGGGAGTGGATTGTCACTTTAGCCCCTCACGGATTCTTCTGGTTTGATCTCACCGCCGATGAAAAGGACGATATGGAATGA
- a CDS encoding trehalose synthase, which produces MSIGQHIITERFYGAKSHTIDNVDIVLSRECGENTLAVVRINNALYQLLVNDDGKDVLNDHVEEVGASFGAWTGSSAFPIGPFTPLGTEQSNSSFITADNKAIVKYFRKLESGQNPDVELISKISSCPNIAPILGFSSAEISGANYTLVMAQQYVPGLDGWSHALTTTSGSFAEDAEKIGEATRNVHTALASAFPTRVVPVEALADALTTRLNELISQAPEIARFKEAAIDLYQSLEGEAHIQRIHGDLHLGQLIKTPERYILIDFEGEPARPLNQRRLPDSPLKDLAGIIRSIDYAAYFDGEHTQWANEATALFLDGYGSIEDQELLNAYILDKALYEVAYEINNRPDWVKIPLEAVERLLD; this is translated from the coding sequence ATGAGCATTGGCCAACACATCATCACCGAGCGTTTCTACGGCGCCAAGTCCCACACCATCGACAACGTAGATATTGTGTTGTCCCGCGAATGTGGCGAGAACACTTTGGCTGTAGTGCGCATCAACAATGCGCTGTATCAGTTGTTGGTCAATGATGATGGCAAAGATGTTCTCAACGACCACGTAGAAGAGGTCGGTGCGAGTTTCGGAGCATGGACTGGCAGCTCTGCTTTTCCCATTGGCCCTTTCACTCCACTCGGCACAGAACAATCCAATAGCTCTTTCATCACCGCCGACAATAAAGCGATCGTGAAATACTTCCGCAAATTAGAATCCGGGCAAAACCCCGATGTGGAGCTAATTTCTAAAATTTCCTCCTGCCCCAACATCGCGCCCATCCTGGGTTTTTCCTCCGCTGAGATCTCCGGGGCTAACTACACCCTGGTCATGGCGCAGCAGTACGTTCCAGGTTTGGATGGCTGGTCACACGCGCTGACTACTACCTCTGGCAGCTTTGCAGAGGATGCAGAAAAGATCGGCGAAGCCACCCGCAATGTTCACACTGCTCTTGCATCGGCCTTCCCTACTCGGGTAGTTCCCGTAGAAGCACTCGCCGATGCGCTCACTACCCGCCTTAATGAACTAATCTCCCAAGCACCCGAAATCGCCCGCTTCAAAGAAGCAGCCATCGACCTCTACCAATCGTTGGAAGGCGAAGCCCACATCCAACGCATCCACGGTGACCTCCACTTGGGGCAGCTCATCAAAACCCCCGAACGCTACATCCTCATCGATTTCGAAGGCGAACCTGCCCGCCCACTTAATCAACGACGCCTCCCCGACTCTCCCCTGAAAGATCTCGCCGGCATCATCAGATCCATCGACTACGCAGCCTACTTCGACGGCGAACACACCCAATGGGCCAACGAAGCCACCGCGCTATTCCTCGACGGCTACGGATCAATTGAAGACCAAGAACTCCTCAATGCCTACATTCTGGACAAGGCGTTGTACGAGGTTGCCTATGAAATAAACAACCGCCCCGACTGGGTGAAAATCCCACTCGAGGCGGTCGAAAGGCTTCTAGACTAG
- the idi gene encoding isopentenyl-diphosphate Delta-isomerase: MTTEVELVVLADSEGNPIGTAPKATVHTKDTPLHFAFSTYILNPRGELLVTRRALSKKTWPGVWTNSMCGHPGPDETNADAIRRRGVDELGLEVDSFLDIQEILPDYQYRAVDASGIVEWELCPVHLVRLAVGEFVEPLDDEVEEFEWAEPQKLFDAVDATPFVFSPWLVDQLSAPELRQAILEAFDAE; this comes from the coding sequence ATGACTACTGAGGTTGAACTGGTTGTTTTAGCTGATTCCGAGGGCAATCCTATTGGTACTGCGCCGAAAGCTACGGTGCACACTAAGGACACGCCTCTGCATTTCGCGTTTTCCACCTATATTTTGAACCCGCGTGGGGAGCTGTTGGTGACGCGTCGTGCATTGTCGAAGAAGACATGGCCTGGTGTGTGGACGAACTCTATGTGTGGGCACCCTGGTCCGGATGAGACAAACGCGGATGCGATTCGTCGCAGGGGTGTCGATGAGTTGGGGCTGGAGGTAGATTCTTTCTTGGATATTCAAGAGATTCTGCCTGATTACCAGTACCGTGCTGTCGACGCGTCCGGCATTGTGGAGTGGGAGTTGTGCCCGGTCCACCTCGTGCGTTTAGCGGTGGGGGAATTTGTGGAGCCACTGGATGATGAGGTGGAGGAGTTCGAGTGGGCGGAACCGCAGAAGCTTTTCGACGCTGTTGATGCCACACCATTTGTGTTTTCTCCATGGCTAGTGGATCAGCTTAGCGCCCCTGAGCTGCGCCAAGCCATCCTGGAAGCGTTTGACGCAGAGTAA